In the genome of Ptychodera flava strain L36383 chromosome 13, AS_Pfla_20210202, whole genome shotgun sequence, one region contains:
- the LOC139147541 gene encoding solute carrier family 28 member 3-like, with protein MENNQVGNEFELLPQKDESTIELPDDQTEEGKENNAMDNGTFKASDSFRPMNGAKDLFENVKIRDTEVIDIDDDDVGNENEDDDVDQVPSDPDNCFARGVRKIKSSITGFLDKYKRRLKIGCYVVLLLLYMAYFCYAMYYSFTNARALFAMTVCVVLCVIYAFIRNNFGGEINKVICQPLTDFCDKHWSVIRWISAIMTVALTVTWLIIDTSKNPANMMSFVGLVVVLLFTFVFSKYPDKIRWRPVLWGLVLQIILALLILRTRFGLEAFRLLGEQITIFLDYTEAGSKFVFGSLWHNHYFAFKVMPLVLYLGSVIAVLYHIGLVQIVITKLAWLLQFTMHTTACESLAAAGSIFLSMAEAPMLIGPYIPAMSVSELHAVATAGYTTIAGSVLGAGIAFGISPSNLITASVMSAPAALAVSKLFYPEVKQKPSLAEHRSAKIRLPEYQNVIDAIAGGAMAAVPIAVNICANFIVFLALLEFLNTFLSWAGGMVGYPHLSFELVCAWVFMPIAYLMGVDWEDCFLVGELIGMKIVTSVLISFKKLAVILENRQLGLNPSLSPRSELIATYALCGFSHIAGIGMTMGTLLGLAPHRSKDINAVVVRAMIAGNAANFLTACIAGILYEGEHSVGIGNSTAWNVTENTTALYTIT; from the exons ATGGAAAATAATCAAGTTGGCAACGAATTCGAGTTGCTTCCACAAAAAGATGAAAGTACAATAGAGCTTCCAGATGACCAGACGGAAGAG GGGAAAGAAAATAATGCAATGGATAATGGAACATTCAAAGCCAGCGACTCTTTCCGTCCGATGAATGGGGCGAAGGATTTGttcgaaaatgtgaaaattcgtGACACCGAGGTCATCGACATCGATGATGACGATGTTGGTAATGaaaatgaagatgatgatgtagATCAAGTCCCATCGGATCCTGACAACTGTTTTGCAAGG GGCGTAAGAAAAATCAAATCGAGCATTACCGGATTTCTGGACAAGTACAAGAGACGGTTGAAGATCGGCTGTTACGTGGTCCTGCTTCTTCTGTACATGGCGTATTTCTGCTACGCTATGTATTATTCCTTCACGAACGCAAGAGCACTTTTCGCCATGACAGTGTGCGTGGTGTTGTGTGTTATCTACGCGTTCATCAGGAACAACTTTGGTGGTGAAATTAACAAAGTCATATGTCAACCATTGACCGATTTCTGTGACAAACATTGGAGTGTCATCAGATG GATATCGGCAATCATGACGGTGGCGTTAACCGTGACGTGGCTTATCATTGACACATCCAAGAATCCAGCTAATATGATGTCATTCGTGGGACTCGTGGTCGTACTCCTCTTTACCTTCGTGTTTTCTAAATATCCTGATAAG ATTCGTTGGAGACCCGTGCTCTGGGGACTGGTTCTCCAAATAATTTTGGCGTTATTGATACTTCGCACAAGATTTGGATTGGAAGCCTTCCGTCTTCTGGGCgaacaaatcacaattttcctTGATTACACCGAAGCTGGCTCGAAGTTCGTGTTTGGGAGTCTGTGGCACAACCATTATTTCGCTTTTAAG GTTATGCCGTTGGTGTTGTACCTCGGTTCAGTCATCGCTGTTCTCTACCACATTGGTCTTGTTCAAATAGTAATCACGAAGCTGGCCTGGCTCTTACAGTTCACCATGCATACGACGGCATGTGAGTCGCTAGCCGCTGCAGGCTCTATCTTCCTCAGTATG GCCGAAGCTCCAATGTTGATTGGCCCGTACATACCGGCGATGTCTGTGTCGGAACTCCACGCAGTCGCTACGGCCGGTTACACGACGATTGCGGGCAGCGTACTCGGAGCCGGCATCGCATTCGGAATCAGCCCGTCTAACCTGATCACCGCCTCTGTGATGTCGGCACCAGCAGCTTTGGCTGTCTCCAAGTTGTTTTATCCAGAAGTGAAACAGAAACCATCCTTGGCGGAACACAGATCTGCGAAAATCCGTCTACC GGAATATCAGAATGTTATCGACGCCATTGCGGGAGGAGCGATGGCGGCTGTACCGATTGCCGTAAATATTTGCGCAAACTTCATCGTGTTTTTGGCTTTATTGGAGTTCCTCAATACTTTCCTGTCATGGGCCGGAGGAATGGTGGGCTATCCTCATCTAAGCTTCGAG CTCGTCTGCGCATGGGTGTTCATGCCTATTGCTTACTTGATGGGCGTTGACTGGGAAGACTGCTTCTTAGTTGGTGAACTGATCGGCATGAAGATTGTGACAAGTGTACTCATTTCCTTCAAGAAACTGGCGGTCATTTTGGAAAATCGTCAACTAGGATTAAATCCATCACTGTCT CCTCGTTCTGAGCTAATAGCCACATACGCCCTCTGTGGATTTTCTCATATTGCTGGCATCGGCATGACGATGGGGACGCTGTTAGGGCTTGCACCTCACAGATCGAAGGACATAAATGCTGTGGTTGTAAGAGCAATGATAGCCGGGAACGCTGCTAACTTCCTAACAGCCTGTATTGCTG GCATTCTGTATGAAGGTGAACACTCTGTAGGGATCGGAAACAGCACTGCATGGAATGTCACAGAAAACACAACGGCTCTTTACACCATCACTTGA
- the LOC139147542 gene encoding solute carrier family 28 member 3-like has product MEKTGSGNDFELIPQNDNSKIDVTEGKQHNVGQPINEAMASEVIDIDGKDESSDGDDDDDDDDDGSNIVSDPDNCFSKKVRKVQTSIYGFFHKYKRQMKIGLYAILLILYTVYFGYAMYYSFKNAIALFAMTVFAVLCVAYMFAKKYLGDKIKEVYQPIIKFVDKHWNIVRWLSAIVTAVLVIIWIIMDTSQNPENLMSLIGVFAILLFCFLFSKHPDKVRWRPVIWGLVLQILFALMILRTRWGVVVFRYLGDHVTVFLEYTQIGAKFVFGDLWKNHYFAFEVMPMVLYLAAVISFLYHIGVIQIVITKLAWILQFTMHTSASESLATAAAIFLSMVEAPMLVGPYMSTMTVSELHAVATAGYTTIAGSIFGAAISFGISPSHVITASVMSAPAALAVSKLFYPETEKEPSSRRYKSLKINLPKYQNAIEALAQGAMKCVPVVVNVCVNFIVILAVLAFLNACLSWAGSMVGHPEFSFELICSWVFMPVAYLMGVDGKDCS; this is encoded by the exons ATGGAAAAGACCGGATCTGGGAACGATTTCGAGTTGATTCCACAAAACGATAACAGCAAAATAGATGTCACAGAAGGGAAACAGCATAACGTTGGCCAGCCAATCAATGAGGCAATGGCGAGCGAGGTCATTGACATTGATGGTAAGGATGAGAGCTCTGATggcgatgacgacgacgatgatgatgatgatggtagtaACATCGTGTCGGACCCGGACAATTGCTTTTCAAAG AAAGTCAGAAAGGTACAGACAAGCATCTATGGATTTTTCCACAAATACAAGAGACAGATGAAGATTGGATTGTACGCAATACTACTAATCTTGTACACAGTCTATTTCGGCTATGCAATGTACTATTCCTTCAAGAATGCAATCGCACTTTTCGCCATGACAGTTTTCGCCGTGCTGTGTGTTGCCTACATGTTTGCCAAGAAATACTTGGGAGATAAAATCAAGGAAGTGTATCAACCCATCATAAAGTTTGTGGACAAGCATTGGAATATTGTACGATG GTTATCTGCAATCGTAACAGCTGTATTGGTAATTATATGGATCATCATGGACACTTCGCAGAATCCGGAAAATTTGATGTCATTGATCGGCGTTTTTGCCATCCTACTGTTTTGTTTCCTATTTTCTAAACACCCTGATAAG GTACGATGGAGGCCTGTGATCTGGGGTCTGGTTCTTCAAATACTCTTCGCACTGATGATCCTTCGGACGCGATGGGGAGTTGTAGTTTTCCGGTATCTTGGCGACCACGTCACCGTTTTCCTCGAGTACACACAAATTGGTGCAAAATTCGTGTTCGGGGATTTGTGGAAAAATCACTACTTCGCATTTGAG GTTATGCCCATGGTATTATACCTTGCCGCGGTTATATCCTTCCTGTATCATATCGGTGTAATACAAATAGTTATCACAAAGTTAGCCTGGATACTGCAGTTTACGATGCATACTTCGGCTAGTGAATCTCTGGCGACTGCGGCAGCTATATTTCTTAGCATG GTGGAAGCTCCAATGTTAGTAGGCCCCTACATGTCAACAATGACTGTGTCAGAACTCCACGCAGTCGCTACAGCCGGTTACACCACGATTGCCGGGAGCATATTCGGTGCCGCCATATCATTTGGTATCAGTCCTTCACACGTGATTACTGCCTCTGTGATGTCAGCACCAGCAGCCCTGGCCGTCTCCAAGTTGTTTTATCCGGAAACCGAAAAGGAGCCATCCTCGAGGCGATATAAATCGCTAAAAATAAACTTGCC GAAATACCAGAATGCCATCGAGGCGTTGGCACAAGGAGCAATGAAATGTGTACCTGTAGTTGTCAATGTATGTGTAAACTTCATCGTCATCCTTGCTGTCTTAGCATTCCTTAACGCTTGCCTTTCGTGGGCTGGGTCAATGGTTGGTCATCCTGAATTCAGCTTTGAG TTAATCTGCTCATGGGTCTTTATGCCGGTTGCCTACCTGATGGGCGTCGACGGGAAAGACTGTTCATAG